A section of the Drosophila sechellia strain sech25 chromosome 3L, ASM438219v1, whole genome shotgun sequence genome encodes:
- the LOC6605100 gene encoding enolase-phosphatase E1 isoform X6 encodes MVLDIKMCRFDNVPWGFRLVGGADYDYPLTVVKVTEGSIADEAGLRVEDIIVRINDTAAMPLTHDEAHRLIMGSGSVFYFGVYRENEDDAYECLKKFPTSEGSLTMSPMPTISPSPTPSLTQLTETTNARTPEPEPFVPLPRGHAAATMAAPAVEVDVDVLAECRQAVSEVHSEEKRGDVNGHDAPAQSEEGAHAVETLYLPDLPDRPCSALSERQEIKLVEEEIAAVLSGESEVLKEHNVLGVNFYRIFPKPGVCMSSDVLRSINEEVTKTKLEKDKENRQWSTFLQRPNRPVPKSKQSLETERRAANAYKVTIVKSAPREKSPMPEAKPAPKEATPPKEEEKKDEEPVPEEVVEPEPEPEKDEEPLPTDSEVPNLEQLPETELPDEQPEKSDAPKEVCEPEVVIQTKPGSPDGNEASDGPAGATPPAEPITPLPVKSDEELALERQLADVQRQLAALSSLPSTIQSTLDAVTKQLADLLPTFKLQQQEKQLPQIDENPGSEQKDEDGVTTTTNTINTAGETEDAGKDISISGSDNPPVGPCESNEDRCDANDREVVEISRSTDDNRLAKDKKKDLDQEQQQQQQEPLSEEQNFKKQKHNVRFQT; translated from the exons ATGGTGCTCGACATTAAGATGTGCCGATTTGATAATGTGCCCTGGGGCTTTCGTCTGGTGGGCGGGGCGGACTACGATTATCCGCTGACGGTGGTTAAG GTGACCGAGGGCAGCATTGCTGACGAGGCTGGACTCCGGGTCGAGGATATCATCGTGCGCATCAATGACACGGCTGCCATGCCCCTTACCCACGACGAGGCCCATCGCCTCATTATGGGCAGTGGAAGCGTCTTCTACTTTGGCGTCTACCG GGAGAACGAGGATGACGCCTACGAGTGCCTAAAGAAGTTTCCCACGAGCGAGGGTTCATTGACCATGTCACCAATGCCGACCATTTCACCGTCGCCGACTCCATCGCTGACCCAGCTGACGGAAACCACAAATGCCCGAACTCCGGAACCGGAGCCATTCGTTCCGCTACCCAGGGGACACGCTGCTGCGACTATGGCGGCTCCTGCTGtggaagtggatgtggatgtccTGGCGGAATGTCGCCAAGCCGTGTCGGAAGTGCATTCGGAAGAGAAACGCGGGGATGTGAATGGGCATGATGCACCAGCCCAGTCAGAAGAAGGAGCCCATGCCGTCGAGACTCTCTACTTGCCTGATTTGCCCGATCGTCCGTGCTCGGCGCTGTCCGAAAGGCAGGAAATTAAGCTGGTGGAGGAGGAAATTGCAGCCGTGCTGTCCGGCGAGTCGGAGGTGCTCAAGGAGCACAATGTCCTTGG CGTCAATTTCTATAGGATCTTCCCCAAGCCGGGCGTCTGCATGTCCAGCGATGTCCTGCGCTCCATCAACGAGGAGGTGACCAAGACCAAGCTGGAGAAGGACAAGGAGAACCGACAGTGGTCCACCTTCCTGCAGCGTCCCAATCGCCCCGTTCCCAAGAGCAAGCAATCCCTGGAGACGGAACGACGGGCGGCCAATGCCTACAAGGTGACGATTGTTAAGTCAGCGCCACGGGAAAAGTCGCCAATG CCGGAAGCTAAGCCGGCGCCAAAAGAAGCCACGCCACCCAAGGAAGAGGAGAAAAAGGATGAGGAACCAGTGccggaggaggtggtggagcCCGAACCGGAGCCCGAAAAGGATGAGGAACCACTGCCCACGGACAGTGAGGTTCCGAATTTGGAGCAACTTCCCGAGACCGAATTGCCGGACGAGCAGCCGGAGAAGAGTGATGCCCCCAAGGAGGTTTGCGAGCCGGAAGTGGTTATCCAAACAAAACCGGGCTCACCCGATGGCAACGAAGCTTCCGATGGTCCAGCAGGAGCAACCCCACCGGCGGAACCCATTACTCCACTGCCAGTTAAAAGCGACGAAGAATTGGCCCTGGAGCGCCAGTTGGCAGATGTGCAGCGACAACTGGCCGCCCTCTCGTCACTGCCCTCCACCATTCAGTCCACCCTGGATGCAGTGACCAAACAGCTGGCCGACTTGCTGCCCACCTttaagctgcagcagcaggagaagcAGTTGCCGCAAATCGATGAAAATCCAGGCAGCGAGCAGAAGGATGAGGATGGGGTGACCACTACCACAAACACCATCAACACCGCAGGCGAAACAGAGGATGCAG GCAAGGACATATCCATATCTGGAAGTGACAACCCACCGGTGGGGCCATGTGAGAGTAATGAGGATAGATGCGATGCCAATGACCGGGAAGTGGTGGAAATATCGCGCTCCACTGACGACAATCGCCTGGCCAAGGACAAAAAAAAGGATCTGgatcaggagcagcagcaacagcagcaggagccTCTGTCCGAGGAGCAGAACTTCAAGAAGCAAAAG CATAATGTGCGCTTCCAAACGTAG
- the LOC6605100 gene encoding enolase-phosphatase E1 isoform X7, whose amino-acid sequence MVLDIKMCRFDNVPWGFRLVGGADYDYPLTVVKVTEGSIADEAGLRVEDIIVRINDTAAMPLTHDEAHRLIMGSGSVFYFGVYRENEDDAYECLKKFPTSEGSLTMSPMPTISPSPTPSLTQLTETTNARTPEPEPFVPLPRGHAAATMAAPAVEVDVDVLAECRQAVSEVHSEEKRGDVNGHDAPAQSEEGAHAVETLYLPDLPDRPCSALSERQEIKLVEEEIAAVLSGESEVLKEHNVLGIFPKPGVCMSSDVLRSINEEVTKTKLEKDKENRQWSTFLQRPNRPVPKSKQSLETERRAANAYKVTIVKSAPREKSPMPEAKPAPKEATPPKEEEKKDEEPVPEEVVEPEPEPEKDEEPLPTDSEVPNLEQLPETELPDEQPEKSDAPKEVCEPEVVIQTKPGSPDGNEASDGPAGATPPAEPITPLPVKSDEELALERQLADVQRQLAALSSLPSTIQSTLDAVTKQLADLLPTFKLQQQEKQLPQIDENPGSEQKDEDGVTTTTNTINTAGETEDAGKDISISGSDNPPVGPCESNEDRCDANDREVVEISRSTDDNRLAKDKKKDLDQEQQQQQQEPLSEEQNFKKQKHNVRFQT is encoded by the exons ATGGTGCTCGACATTAAGATGTGCCGATTTGATAATGTGCCCTGGGGCTTTCGTCTGGTGGGCGGGGCGGACTACGATTATCCGCTGACGGTGGTTAAG GTGACCGAGGGCAGCATTGCTGACGAGGCTGGACTCCGGGTCGAGGATATCATCGTGCGCATCAATGACACGGCTGCCATGCCCCTTACCCACGACGAGGCCCATCGCCTCATTATGGGCAGTGGAAGCGTCTTCTACTTTGGCGTCTACCG GGAGAACGAGGATGACGCCTACGAGTGCCTAAAGAAGTTTCCCACGAGCGAGGGTTCATTGACCATGTCACCAATGCCGACCATTTCACCGTCGCCGACTCCATCGCTGACCCAGCTGACGGAAACCACAAATGCCCGAACTCCGGAACCGGAGCCATTCGTTCCGCTACCCAGGGGACACGCTGCTGCGACTATGGCGGCTCCTGCTGtggaagtggatgtggatgtccTGGCGGAATGTCGCCAAGCCGTGTCGGAAGTGCATTCGGAAGAGAAACGCGGGGATGTGAATGGGCATGATGCACCAGCCCAGTCAGAAGAAGGAGCCCATGCCGTCGAGACTCTCTACTTGCCTGATTTGCCCGATCGTCCGTGCTCGGCGCTGTCCGAAAGGCAGGAAATTAAGCTGGTGGAGGAGGAAATTGCAGCCGTGCTGTCCGGCGAGTCGGAGGTGCTCAAGGAGCACAATGTCCTTGG GATCTTCCCCAAGCCGGGCGTCTGCATGTCCAGCGATGTCCTGCGCTCCATCAACGAGGAGGTGACCAAGACCAAGCTGGAGAAGGACAAGGAGAACCGACAGTGGTCCACCTTCCTGCAGCGTCCCAATCGCCCCGTTCCCAAGAGCAAGCAATCCCTGGAGACGGAACGACGGGCGGCCAATGCCTACAAGGTGACGATTGTTAAGTCAGCGCCACGGGAAAAGTCGCCAATG CCGGAAGCTAAGCCGGCGCCAAAAGAAGCCACGCCACCCAAGGAAGAGGAGAAAAAGGATGAGGAACCAGTGccggaggaggtggtggagcCCGAACCGGAGCCCGAAAAGGATGAGGAACCACTGCCCACGGACAGTGAGGTTCCGAATTTGGAGCAACTTCCCGAGACCGAATTGCCGGACGAGCAGCCGGAGAAGAGTGATGCCCCCAAGGAGGTTTGCGAGCCGGAAGTGGTTATCCAAACAAAACCGGGCTCACCCGATGGCAACGAAGCTTCCGATGGTCCAGCAGGAGCAACCCCACCGGCGGAACCCATTACTCCACTGCCAGTTAAAAGCGACGAAGAATTGGCCCTGGAGCGCCAGTTGGCAGATGTGCAGCGACAACTGGCCGCCCTCTCGTCACTGCCCTCCACCATTCAGTCCACCCTGGATGCAGTGACCAAACAGCTGGCCGACTTGCTGCCCACCTttaagctgcagcagcaggagaagcAGTTGCCGCAAATCGATGAAAATCCAGGCAGCGAGCAGAAGGATGAGGATGGGGTGACCACTACCACAAACACCATCAACACCGCAGGCGAAACAGAGGATGCAG GCAAGGACATATCCATATCTGGAAGTGACAACCCACCGGTGGGGCCATGTGAGAGTAATGAGGATAGATGCGATGCCAATGACCGGGAAGTGGTGGAAATATCGCGCTCCACTGACGACAATCGCCTGGCCAAGGACAAAAAAAAGGATCTGgatcaggagcagcagcaacagcagcaggagccTCTGTCCGAGGAGCAGAACTTCAAGAAGCAAAAG CATAATGTGCGCTTCCAAACGTAG